The Pantoea sp. At-9b genome includes a window with the following:
- the fliG gene encoding flagellar motor switch protein FliG — protein MSLTGTEKSAILMMTIGEDRASEVFKHLNQREVQHLSAAMASMKQISHKQLTEVLREFELNAEQFAALSLNSNEYLRTVLVKALGEERASSLLEDILETRETTSGMETLNFMEPQAAADLIRDEHPQIIATILVHLKRGQAADILALFDERLRHDVMLRIATFGGVQPAALAELTEVLNSLLDGTNLKRAKMGGVRTAAEIINLMKTQQEEAVIEAVRDFDGELAQKIIDEMFLFENLVEVDDRSIQRLLQEVESEQLLIALKGAEQPLREKFLKNMSARAADILRDDLANRGPVRMSAVENEQKAILLVVRRLAEAGEMVIGGGEETYV, from the coding sequence ATGAGTCTGACCGGTACTGAAAAAAGCGCCATTCTGATGATGACCATTGGCGAGGACCGTGCGTCTGAGGTGTTCAAACACCTCAACCAGCGTGAAGTGCAGCATCTGAGTGCGGCCATGGCCAGCATGAAACAGATCTCACACAAGCAGCTGACTGAGGTGTTGCGTGAGTTTGAGCTGAATGCCGAGCAGTTTGCCGCGCTCAGTCTCAACTCCAACGAATACCTGCGCACCGTGTTGGTCAAGGCGTTGGGCGAAGAGCGAGCTTCCAGTCTGTTGGAAGATATTCTCGAAACCCGCGAAACCACCAGCGGCATGGAAACGCTCAACTTTATGGAGCCGCAGGCGGCGGCGGACCTTATCCGCGACGAGCACCCGCAGATCATCGCCACCATCCTGGTCCACCTCAAGCGTGGTCAGGCGGCGGATATTCTGGCGCTGTTCGACGAACGTCTGCGTCACGACGTGATGCTGCGTATCGCCACCTTCGGCGGCGTGCAGCCAGCGGCACTGGCCGAGCTGACCGAAGTGCTCAACAGCCTGCTGGATGGCACCAACCTCAAGCGTGCGAAGATGGGCGGCGTGAGAACCGCAGCAGAAATTATCAACCTGATGAAAACCCAGCAGGAAGAGGCGGTTATCGAAGCCGTGCGCGACTTCGATGGCGAGCTGGCACAGAAGATCATCGACGAGATGTTCCTGTTCGAAAACCTGGTGGAAGTGGACGACCGCAGCATCCAGCGTCTGTTGCAGGAAGTGGAGTCCGAGCAGTTGCTGATCGCCCTGAAGGGTGCCGAACAGCCGCTGCGCGAGAAGTTCCTCAAGAACATGTCGGCACGTGCGGCAGATATTCTGCGCGACGATCTCGCCAACCGTGGCCCGGTCCGTATGTCTGCGGTAGAAAACGAACAGAAAGCCATTCTGTTGGTGGTACGCCGTCTGGCAGAAGCCGGCGAAATGGTAATTGGTGGTGGCGAGGAAACCTATGTCTGA
- the fliH gene encoding flagellar assembly protein FliH, protein MSDAFSARPWQRWQPDDLGRSFDPEPEILPLESISDEVLSAEDEQQQQLERLQQQMRKEAQTQGYSEGYQKGHAESQQHGYDAGFQQGLADAQQQQAPLQARMQQLVTEFQHTLESLDSVIAARLMQLALEAARTVIGQATTVDGSALLRQIQQLIQQEPMFSGKPQLRVHPDDLQRIEQTLGPTLDLHGWRLLADSSLHPGGCKLSAEDGDLDASVATRWQELCRLAAPGEF, encoded by the coding sequence ATGTCTGATGCCTTTTCTGCCCGTCCGTGGCAACGCTGGCAGCCTGATGATTTAGGACGTTCATTCGATCCTGAGCCTGAAATCCTGCCGCTGGAGTCGATCAGCGACGAAGTGCTGAGTGCCGAAGATGAACAGCAACAACAGCTGGAGCGTCTGCAGCAGCAAATGCGCAAAGAGGCGCAGACGCAGGGCTACAGCGAAGGCTATCAGAAAGGTCACGCTGAATCTCAGCAACATGGCTACGACGCGGGTTTCCAGCAGGGTCTGGCTGATGCGCAGCAGCAGCAAGCGCCGTTGCAGGCGCGCATGCAGCAGTTGGTGACGGAATTCCAGCACACCCTGGAGTCGCTCGATAGCGTGATCGCTGCACGGCTGATGCAGCTGGCACTGGAAGCTGCGCGCACCGTTATCGGCCAGGCAACCACGGTCGATGGCAGCGCCCTGCTGCGCCAGATCCAGCAGTTGATTCAACAGGAGCCGATGTTCAGCGGGAAACCACAGCTGCGCGTTCACCCGGATGATCTGCAACGAATTGAGCAAACCCTCGGCCCAACGCTGGATCTGCACGGCTGGCGTCTGCTGGCCGACAGCAGCCTGCACCCTGGCGGCTGTAAACTCAGCGCCGAGGATGGCGATCTCGACGCCAGCGTGGCAACGCGCTGGCAGGAACTGTGCCGCCTGGCGGCACCAGGAGAGTTCTGA
- the fliI gene encoding flagellar protein export ATPase FliI — MSTRLNRWLGALDAFEDRISQVQTVRRYGRLVRATGLVLEATGLQLPLGATCIIERHDGATITEVESEVVGFNGQKLFLMPLEEVDGILPGARVYARVTGDNAHSGKQLLLGPQLLGRVLDGSGKPLDGLPSPDTGYRAPLITAPFNPLQRTPIEDVLDTGVRAINALLTVGRGQRMGLFAGSGVGKSVLLGMMARYTKADVIVVGLIGERGREVKEFIENILGAEGRARSVVIAAPADVSPLLRMQGAAYATRIAEDFRDRGQHVLLIMDSLTRYAMAQREIALAIGEPPATKGYPPSVFAKLPALVERAGNGTHGGGSITAFYTVLTEGDDQQDPIADSARAILDGHIVLSRRLAEAGHYPAIDIEASISRAMTALIDENHYARVRQFKQLLSSFQRNRDLVSVGAYAAGSDPMLDRAIKLYPQMEAFLQQGIFERSDYDDACLHLQAMFG, encoded by the coding sequence ATGAGTACGCGCCTCAATCGCTGGCTCGGGGCGCTGGACGCCTTCGAAGACCGTATTTCTCAGGTGCAGACCGTGCGGCGCTATGGGCGTCTGGTTCGTGCCACCGGCCTGGTGCTGGAGGCCACCGGCCTGCAACTGCCGCTCGGTGCCACCTGCATTATTGAACGCCATGACGGTGCAACCATCACCGAAGTGGAAAGCGAAGTGGTTGGCTTTAACGGCCAGAAACTGTTTCTGATGCCGCTGGAAGAAGTGGACGGTATTTTACCGGGTGCGCGCGTCTATGCCCGCGTCACTGGCGATAATGCCCACAGCGGCAAACAGTTGTTACTCGGCCCACAACTGCTGGGCCGCGTGCTTGATGGCAGCGGCAAACCGCTGGATGGCTTACCCTCCCCGGATACGGGCTATCGTGCGCCATTAATCACCGCGCCATTCAACCCCTTACAACGTACCCCGATTGAGGATGTGCTGGATACCGGCGTGCGCGCCATTAACGCCCTGCTCACCGTTGGTCGCGGCCAGCGTATGGGTTTGTTCGCCGGTTCTGGCGTCGGTAAAAGCGTGCTGCTCGGCATGATGGCGCGTTATACCAAAGCCGATGTGATCGTGGTTGGCCTGATTGGCGAACGTGGCCGTGAAGTGAAAGAGTTTATTGAAAACATTCTGGGTGCCGAAGGGCGTGCCCGCTCGGTGGTGATTGCGGCCCCGGCTGATGTCTCGCCGCTGCTACGGATGCAGGGCGCGGCCTATGCCACGCGCATCGCGGAAGATTTTCGCGATCGCGGTCAGCACGTGCTGCTGATTATGGACTCCCTCACCCGCTACGCCATGGCCCAGCGCGAGATCGCCTTGGCGATCGGGGAACCCCCTGCCACCAAAGGCTATCCACCCTCCGTCTTTGCCAAACTGCCTGCCCTGGTAGAACGCGCCGGTAACGGTACGCACGGCGGCGGTTCAATTACCGCGTTTTATACCGTGCTGACCGAAGGTGACGACCAGCAAGACCCGATCGCCGACTCCGCACGTGCGATTCTCGACGGTCATATCGTGTTGTCGCGCCGTCTGGCGGAAGCCGGTCATTATCCGGCGATTGATATTGAAGCCTCGATCAGCCGTGCCATGACGGCGCTGATTGATGAAAACCATTACGCCCGCGTGCGTCAGTTTAAACAACTGCTCTCCAGCTTCCAGCGCAACCGCGATCTGGTCAGCGTGGGCGCTTACGCCGCAGGTAGCGATCCGATGCTGGATCGGGCCATTAAGCTCTATCCACAGATGGAAGCCTTCCTGCAACAGGGGATTTTCGAACGCAGCGACTACGACGATGCCTGTCTGCATTTACAGGCGATGTTCGGTTAA
- the fliJ gene encoding flagellar export protein FliJ: MKTANAIDTLRDLAEQDLEKAVIHLGDMRRGHQQADEQLHMLLDYQDEYRNKLNQDMSGGIASTRWTNYHQFIQTLEKAIEQHRQQLLQWSQRLDQALNNWREKQKRLNAYQTLITRAAENALRQENRLDQKRMDEYAQRAALRKGE; encoded by the coding sequence ATGAAAACGGCCAATGCTATCGATACATTGCGCGACCTGGCAGAACAGGACCTGGAGAAAGCGGTCATCCACCTCGGTGATATGCGTCGCGGCCACCAGCAAGCTGACGAGCAGCTGCATATGCTGCTCGATTACCAGGATGAGTATCGCAACAAGCTCAATCAGGATATGTCTGGCGGTATCGCCAGCACCCGCTGGACCAACTATCACCAATTTATTCAGACGCTGGAAAAAGCCATTGAGCAGCATCGTCAGCAGTTGCTGCAATGGAGCCAGCGCCTCGATCAGGCGCTCAATAATTGGCGCGAAAAGCAAAAACGGCTCAATGCCTACCAAACGCTGATTACCCGCGCCGCTGAAAACGCATTACGACAAGAAAACCGTCTCGACCAGAAACGGATGGATGAATACGCCCAACGGGCCGCATTGAGGAAAGGCGAATGA
- a CDS encoding flagellar hook-length control protein FliK has protein sequence MITLPTLVTQTASSGEADTSASTDILQGVENLPQDFVTALGNQLLTLAKQQGTGVQSADSSAESDEKSSKGVSLSALMEALDKPETLNALLQPENIKATLKSADDKDKSEASSLSASDLQNVQALFAMLPAAVEDRTTQTAATNVLSENTSDSRASLNNTLLSALTRQAKDEQPETTAATTPTATTAVTKKTSDIADALSAQTTTTQASSTTSTSATNSTALTLDESFQQVLSTLSKPDDKRDLSSTDTTTPVTSAPLSSSSTLTSSTASTSTTPSTPMLNAQLGTSEWQQALSQQIVMFSRNGQQNAELRLHPEDLGAIQISLTLDKDQAQLNMVSSHSHVRAALEAALPQLKTALAESGINLGQSNVSSDASAQGQNYQGQQEGRRDGQHGSFTLSQDSENEITPIAVPAALQARATGNGAVDIFA, from the coding sequence ATGATTACGCTGCCAACACTCGTTACACAAACCGCCAGTTCGGGAGAGGCAGATACTTCAGCCTCAACGGACATTCTGCAGGGGGTGGAAAACCTACCGCAGGACTTCGTGACCGCACTGGGCAATCAGTTATTGACGCTGGCAAAGCAACAAGGCACCGGCGTGCAATCGGCTGATTCATCAGCAGAAAGCGATGAAAAATCCAGCAAAGGTGTCTCACTGAGTGCGCTGATGGAAGCACTGGACAAACCAGAGACCCTGAACGCACTTTTACAGCCGGAAAATATTAAAGCCACGCTGAAATCAGCCGATGATAAGGATAAGAGTGAGGCAAGTTCGTTAAGCGCCAGCGACTTACAGAATGTTCAGGCCCTGTTTGCCATGTTACCGGCCGCAGTGGAAGATCGTACCACACAGACGGCAGCGACGAACGTATTGAGTGAGAACACCAGCGACAGTCGTGCCAGTCTGAACAATACGTTACTGAGCGCGTTGACGCGTCAGGCAAAGGATGAGCAGCCGGAGACTACGGCAGCCACCACGCCGACGGCAACCACCGCCGTGACGAAGAAAACCAGCGATATCGCCGATGCGTTAAGCGCGCAGACCACGACAACGCAGGCCAGCAGCACGACCAGTACCAGTGCGACCAACAGCACCGCCCTGACGCTGGATGAGAGTTTTCAGCAGGTGCTGAGTACGCTAAGTAAACCGGATGATAAACGTGATCTGAGCAGTACTGACACGACCACACCGGTGACCAGTGCACCGCTGAGCAGTAGCAGCACACTGACCAGTAGCACCGCGTCGACCAGCACCACGCCGTCGACACCGATGCTCAATGCGCAACTTGGCACGTCGGAATGGCAACAGGCATTGAGTCAGCAGATTGTGATGTTCAGTCGCAACGGCCAGCAGAACGCGGAGTTGCGTCTGCACCCGGAGGACCTGGGTGCAATTCAGATCAGCCTGACCCTGGATAAGGATCAGGCACAGTTGAATATGGTTTCCAGCCACAGCCATGTGAGGGCCGCGCTGGAAGCGGCTCTCCCACAGCTGAAAACGGCGCTGGCGGAGAGCGGTATAAACCTGGGACAGAGTAATGTCAGCAGCGACGCTTCCGCACAAGGCCAGAATTATCAGGGTCAGCAGGAAGGTCGCCGTGATGGCCAGCACGGCAGCTTTACCCTCTCCCAGGACAGTGAAAACGAGATAACGCCTATTGCCGTCCCGGCAGCCCTCCAGGCGCGCGCGACCGGCAACGGCGCTGTCGATATCTTTGCCTGA
- the fliL gene encoding flagellar basal body-associated protein FliL: protein MSDNAKAKGRKRSILIPVLLIVTLAACSVAGYAVWRMMNKHEGDKPEVAKVEPPPAPVFFAMDTFTVNLVNPDNDPDRVLYVGFTLRLPDEDTRRRLNDYLPEVRSRLLLLLSRQSAAALATEQGKQALVDQIKQVLAPPLVKGQPPQVVSDVLFTAFILR, encoded by the coding sequence ATGTCTGATAACGCGAAAGCTAAAGGCCGCAAACGTTCAATATTAATTCCGGTGTTACTGATTGTGACGCTGGCCGCTTGCAGCGTGGCAGGCTATGCAGTCTGGCGAATGATGAATAAACACGAGGGCGATAAACCGGAAGTGGCGAAAGTAGAGCCACCCCCTGCCCCCGTATTTTTTGCAATGGATACTTTTACGGTTAACCTGGTCAATCCTGACAACGATCCTGACCGTGTGCTGTACGTGGGCTTCACGCTGCGTCTGCCCGATGAGGACACCCGACGTCGGCTGAATGACTACCTGCCGGAAGTGCGCAGCCGCCTGCTGTTGCTGCTCTCGCGTCAAAGCGCTGCTGCGCTGGCGACCGAGCAAGGCAAGCAGGCCCTGGTTGATCAGATCAAACAGGTGCTGGCACCGCCGCTGGTAAAAGGTCAACCTCCGCAGGTGGTCAGTGACGTGCTGTTTACCGCCTTCATTTTGAGGTGA
- the fliM gene encoding flagellar motor switch protein FliM codes for MGDSILSQAEIDALLNGDSDSAEVEKSSTGGDGDIRPYDPNTQRRVVRERLQALEIINERFARHFRMALFNLLRRSPDISVGAIKIQPYHEFARNLPVPTNLNLIHLKPLRGTALVVFSPSLVFIAVDNLFGGDGRFPTKVEGREFTHTEQRVIRRMLKLALEGYSDAWKAIYPLDVEYVRSEMQVKFTNITTSPNDIVVNTPFQVEIGNLVGEFNICIPFSMIEPLRELLVNPPLENSRQEDNHWRDNLVKQVQHSELELIAHFADVSLRLSRILQLKPGDVLPIEKPDRIIAHVDGVPVLTSQYGTLNGQYALRVEHLINPILNSLNEEQPNE; via the coding sequence ATGGGCGATAGCATTCTCTCCCAGGCTGAGATTGACGCGCTGCTCAATGGCGACAGTGACAGCGCGGAAGTAGAGAAGAGTTCCACCGGGGGCGATGGTGATATTCGCCCCTATGATCCCAATACCCAGCGACGCGTTGTTCGTGAACGTTTGCAGGCGCTGGAGATCATCAATGAGCGTTTTGCCCGTCACTTTCGTATGGCGCTGTTTAACCTGTTGCGCCGCAGCCCGGATATTAGCGTCGGTGCGATCAAGATTCAGCCGTACCATGAGTTTGCCCGCAACCTGCCGGTGCCAACTAACCTGAACTTGATCCACCTGAAACCGCTGCGCGGCACTGCGCTGGTGGTGTTCTCGCCGAGTCTGGTATTTATCGCCGTGGATAACCTGTTCGGTGGCGATGGTCGCTTCCCTACCAAAGTGGAAGGCCGCGAATTTACCCATACCGAGCAGCGCGTCATTCGCCGCATGCTGAAGCTGGCGCTGGAAGGCTACAGCGACGCCTGGAAAGCGATTTACCCGCTGGATGTGGAGTATGTCCGTTCTGAGATGCAGGTGAAGTTCACCAACATCACCACCTCACCGAACGATATCGTGGTCAACACCCCGTTCCAGGTTGAGATTGGTAACCTGGTGGGTGAATTTAATATCTGTATTCCGTTTTCGATGATTGAGCCGCTGCGCGAGCTGCTGGTCAATCCCCCACTGGAGAACTCACGTCAGGAAGATAACCACTGGCGCGACAACCTGGTGAAACAGGTGCAGCACTCGGAGCTGGAGCTGATTGCCCACTTCGCGGATGTATCGCTGCGTCTGTCACGAATTTTGCAACTGAAACCTGGTGACGTCCTGCCCATTGAGAAGCCGGATCGCATCATCGCACACGTAGATGGCGTACCCGTGCTCACCAGCCAGTACGGCACGTTAAACGGCCAGTATGCGCTGCGTGTCGAGCACCTGATTAACCCGATTTTGAATTCGCTGAATGAGGAACAGCCCAATGAGTGA
- the fliN gene encoding flagellar motor switch protein FliN, giving the protein MSDSKKPSDDDISADDLWAAAMNEQAATSAPEQSEAVFKSLDGSGASGSLQDIDLIMDIPVKLTVELGRTKMTIKELLRLTQGSVVALDGLAGEPLDILINGYLIAQGEVVVVNDKYGVRITDIITPSERMRRLSR; this is encoded by the coding sequence ATGAGTGACAGCAAGAAACCGTCCGATGACGACATCTCCGCGGACGATCTGTGGGCTGCAGCAATGAATGAGCAGGCGGCAACCAGCGCGCCGGAGCAAAGCGAAGCCGTATTCAAGTCGCTCGACGGTAGCGGTGCCAGCGGATCATTGCAGGACATCGACCTGATCATGGATATCCCGGTCAAACTGACCGTGGAACTGGGTCGTACCAAAATGACCATCAAAGAGCTGCTGCGTCTGACGCAGGGTTCCGTGGTGGCCCTTGATGGTCTGGCCGGTGAACCGCTGGATATTCTGATCAACGGTTACCTGATTGCCCAAGGTGAAGTGGTGGTGGTGAACGATAAATATGGCGTGCGTATCACCGATATCATCACCCCGTCTGAACGTATGCGTCGTCTGAGCCGCTAA
- the fliO gene encoding flagellar biosynthetic protein FliO, with protein sequence MLKNAQTVQPASHSQPVVSAGSVIGQVSSVLAVIVLLILACGWLARRLGFAPKAVSGQALKVSASVQVGQRERVVIVDTHDARLVLGVTAQQITHLHSLPPLAPEDRVAQPAPQDFRQLLQTLVKRPGKPQ encoded by the coding sequence ATGTTGAAGAACGCGCAAACGGTACAACCTGCCAGCCACAGCCAACCGGTGGTGTCAGCCGGTTCGGTGATTGGTCAGGTCAGCAGCGTGCTGGCGGTGATTGTATTACTGATCCTCGCCTGTGGCTGGCTGGCCCGCCGTCTCGGTTTTGCGCCGAAAGCGGTAAGCGGCCAGGCGCTGAAAGTCAGTGCCAGCGTCCAGGTCGGCCAACGCGAACGTGTGGTGATTGTCGATACCCATGATGCCCGTCTGGTGCTCGGTGTCACCGCACAGCAGATTACCCACCTGCACAGCCTGCCACCGCTGGCTCCGGAAGACCGTGTTGCGCAACCTGCACCGCAGGATTTTCGTCAGCTATTACAGACTCTGGTTAAACGTCCCGGAAAACCCCAATGA
- the fliP gene encoding flagellar type III secretion system pore protein FliP (The bacterial flagellar biogenesis protein FliP forms a type III secretion system (T3SS)-type pore required for flagellar assembly.) yields the protein MRRLLPLLPLLLLAPVAHAQLPGLVSHPLANGGQSWSLPVQTLVFITSLTFIPAVLLMMTSFTRIIIVFGLLRNALGTPSAPPNQVLVGLALFLTFFIMAPTFDKIYSDAYLPFSQDKISMDVAIDKGAQPLREFMLRQTREADLALFARLANTPPIEGPEAVPMRILLPAYVTSELKTAFQIGFTVFIPFLIIDLVVASVLMALGMMMVPPATISLPFKLMLFVLVDGWQLLVGSLAQSFYS from the coding sequence ATGCGTCGCTTGCTTCCCCTTCTGCCGCTGTTACTGCTGGCACCGGTTGCGCATGCGCAACTGCCAGGCCTGGTAAGCCATCCGCTGGCAAATGGTGGCCAGAGTTGGTCGCTGCCGGTGCAGACGCTGGTTTTTATCACCTCACTGACCTTTATTCCGGCCGTGCTGCTGATGATGACCAGTTTCACCCGCATCATTATTGTGTTCGGTTTGTTGCGCAACGCGCTTGGCACGCCCTCCGCACCGCCAAACCAGGTGCTGGTCGGTCTGGCGTTATTTCTCACCTTCTTCATCATGGCACCGACGTTCGACAAGATTTATTCCGACGCCTATCTGCCGTTCAGTCAGGACAAGATCAGCATGGATGTCGCCATTGATAAAGGCGCACAACCGCTGCGTGAGTTTATGCTGCGTCAGACGCGTGAAGCCGATTTGGCACTGTTTGCCCGTCTGGCGAATACGCCGCCCATTGAGGGGCCGGAAGCGGTGCCGATGCGCATCCTGCTGCCTGCTTATGTCACCAGCGAGCTGAAAACGGCCTTCCAGATTGGTTTTACCGTGTTTATTCCGTTCCTGATCATCGATCTGGTGGTTGCCAGCGTGTTGATGGCGCTGGGGATGATGATGGTCCCCCCCGCAACCATTTCGCTGCCCTTCAAGCTAATGCTGTTTGTCCTGGTGGATGGCTGGCAATTGCTGGTGGGTTCGCTGGCGCAAAGTTTCTATTCCTGA
- the fliQ gene encoding flagellar biosynthesis protein FliQ, which translates to MTPESVMVMGQDAMRVALLLAAPMLLVALVSGLIISLLQAATQVNEQTLSFIPKILAVAATAVIAGPWMLNLILDYMRTLFSNLPYIIG; encoded by the coding sequence ATGACACCCGAATCGGTAATGGTAATGGGGCAGGACGCAATGCGTGTTGCGCTGCTGTTGGCCGCGCCAATGTTGTTGGTGGCGCTGGTTAGCGGCCTGATCATCAGCCTGTTGCAGGCGGCGACGCAGGTCAACGAACAAACCCTGTCGTTTATTCCCAAGATTCTTGCGGTGGCGGCCACGGCAGTGATCGCCGGTCCGTGGATGCTCAATCTGATCCTGGATTACATGCGCACCCTGTTTAGCAACCTGCCTTACATCATCGGTTAA
- the fliR gene encoding flagellar biosynthetic protein FliR, which translates to MINLDSSQLVHWVSQFFWPMVRLLALFASAPVLSEKSIPNRVKIGLAVLTTWILMPLLPPVETTLFTAAGFWLLLQQILIGVGLGLTMQFAFGAVRMAGEVIGLQMGLSFATFFDPGSRLNMPVLARILDMLAMLLFLTFNGHLWLISMLVDSFHTMPISDHPLNANAFMALVKAAGLIFLNGMMLALPLIVLLLTLNMALGLLNRVTPQLSVFVVGFPITLTVGILSLGLMMPLLAPFCEHLFSEVFDLLAQFMSELSHAG; encoded by the coding sequence ATGATTAACCTCGACAGCAGCCAATTGGTCCATTGGGTCAGTCAATTTTTCTGGCCGATGGTACGTTTGCTGGCGTTGTTTGCCAGTGCTCCGGTGTTGAGCGAAAAAAGCATCCCGAATCGCGTCAAGATTGGTCTGGCAGTCCTCACCACCTGGATTTTGATGCCGCTGCTGCCACCGGTAGAAACCACCCTGTTCACAGCAGCCGGCTTCTGGCTGCTGCTGCAACAAATTCTGATTGGTGTTGGTCTGGGTCTGACCATGCAGTTTGCCTTTGGCGCAGTGCGTATGGCGGGCGAAGTGATTGGCTTGCAGATGGGGTTATCGTTCGCCACCTTCTTTGATCCAGGTAGTCGTCTGAATATGCCGGTGCTGGCCCGAATTCTTGATATGCTGGCGATGCTGCTGTTCCTGACCTTCAACGGCCATCTGTGGCTGATATCCATGCTGGTCGACAGTTTTCACACCATGCCGATCAGCGATCACCCGCTAAATGCCAACGCGTTTATGGCACTGGTCAAAGCCGCGGGATTAATTTTCCTTAACGGCATGATGTTAGCCCTGCCATTAATCGTTCTACTCCTCACGCTCAATATGGCCCTGGGTTTGTTAAACCGTGTTACACCACAGTTATCAGTTTTCGTTGTTGGCTTCCCGATCACCTTAACTGTGGGGATCTTGAGTCTCGGTCTGATGATGCCGCTCCTTGCACCTTTCTGTGAACATCTCTTCAGCGAAGTCTTTGATTTGCTCGCTCAGTTCATGTCAGAACTGTCCCACGCGGGATGA
- the rcsA gene encoding transcriptional regulator RcsA — protein MPTIIMDSCNYTRLGLSDYMSAKGVKKKNITSVSDIEQLQQRCEQLKPGVVFINEECFIHESDSSDRIRGIIMQHPDTLFFIFMAISNIHFEEYLYVRKNLIITSKSIKTSTLDSLLGTYLQKKLNAAPRISAGLDIHPLTLSQTESNMLKMWMSGHDTIQISDKMQIKAKTVSSHKGNIKRKIKTHNKQVIYHVVRLTDNVTSGIYVNVR, from the coding sequence ATGCCAACGATTATTATGGATTCATGCAACTACACACGCCTGGGATTATCGGACTATATGTCCGCAAAAGGAGTTAAAAAGAAAAATATTACTTCCGTGTCTGACATCGAACAATTGCAACAACGATGCGAGCAGCTTAAACCCGGAGTCGTATTTATTAACGAAGAGTGTTTCATTCATGAATCCGATTCCAGCGATCGTATTCGCGGCATTATCATGCAGCACCCTGACACCTTATTTTTCATCTTCATGGCGATCTCGAACATCCATTTTGAGGAATATCTCTACGTTCGTAAGAACCTGATTATTACGTCAAAATCGATTAAAACATCGACCCTGGATTCCCTACTCGGCACCTATCTGCAAAAGAAACTCAATGCAGCGCCGCGAATTTCGGCTGGACTTGACATTCATCCTCTGACATTAAGCCAGACCGAATCGAATATGCTAAAAATGTGGATGTCAGGACATGACACCATTCAGATTTCAGACAAGATGCAAATTAAGGCGAAAACAGTTTCGTCACATAAAGGTAATATTAAACGCAAAATCAAGACCCACAATAAACAGGTTATTTACCATGTTGTGCGTCTGACCGATAATGTTACCTCTGGGATCTATGTCAACGTGCGATAA